TGCAGTGAGTGGATTTATTAATGATCTTTCGCTTTCAaaacattttataatatttttatactgTTTTTCAGAGAATGATAATGTGCTAAAGTACTTTGAAAGTCGCGATTTAACTTGTGCGGACTTAAGACGCGATGATGTGGGCACCATAGTGACCCTTGTCGGATGGATGCCACTGATTAAGAGTAAAAAATTCTTCCAACTCAAGGATGGGCATGGCCAAACCCAGCTAACGACTGAAGACCAGGATGTAagcgaacaaaaaattgtttagttCTTTgggtaatatttttaaataatttggcagatcataaaaatgttttcttcAACACCGAGACATGGTGTCTTCCAGATTGAGGGTAAAGTGGTGAACCGCCCTACGTTTAATATTAACCTGGTAATTGGAACACTAATTTCTTGAGAATggaaagtttattttaaacatcTTTTGCTAGAAATACGTCACTGGCGAAATTGAGGTCAGTTTGACAAGCGCCAAGGTGATAGATCCCGATCAACCCTACGAGGGACCGATAAAAACCAATATAAAGCGAAAGATCTTAGAGGATGGAGTGGAAGACGATGGCGAGTGTGCGACTTCCCACGATCCTTGTTCCAAAGCGCCAGACATCGTTCCTTTCTTCAATCGTACTCATCACTGCGGTGAACTAAGCTGCAATGAAATCAACCAAAACGTGGTGATTTGTGGATGGCTGGCTTCCCAGCGGATGAACAAGTTCTTCATTCTTGAAGACACCTTTGGAACGACCCAGGTGATTGTGATGCCCAAAACTCAGGGATTGGAGGACTATTTTCGGAACGATGTTCCCGTCAACACTCTTATGCGTGTAGAAGGCACTGTCATTCCACGTCCTGAATCAACCATAAATCCCAAGATGCTTACTGGAGACATTGAGGTCAAGGCCGATAGAGTAACGGTGCTCGAGGTGGACAAGAAAAATTTGCCAAAAGACTTGCAAATTGAGCATAATGaggaataatttaaaaaaaataggatataattttaaaagaaaagaagctcctgtgactaaaaatatcaaaaaaataaaatgaacatTTAAGACTTGCCTGAAACATTGAGGTTCTCTGATATTTCCCTCCAGGCCAGGTTCTTGGCGGTCAGATTCTTAGAGACTCGGATCTTGTGGCGATCGTACAGAACGGGATGCATTTTCACCAGCTGGATAAGCTGTTCGTTGAGTAGATCATCCTGGCagtcctcctcctcttcctctCGCCGACGTTTCTCCAATTCCGCCTCAGGTTTGGGACGCTTTTTTCGCTCTCGCGGCTCGAAACGCATCCCGTCCAGGCTCTCGTTGCGCGCCACTCCCTGTTTGTAGTGGTCCTTAAGGAACAGCAACCGCGGAAACATGTCCCAGTAGGTGGGTTCGTCCGGCCGCTCCTGGAAGCGGCGGAATTCTTTGCCGAACCGATCGCGGATGCTTTTCCAGCGCGTGATGCAGGCACGTTCGGAGGCTCCCATTTTCTGGGAGATGGATTTCCAAGCGGAGTCCTTCAGAGCGGCGTTTTTTACACTTCTGGCACAGTCCTTGTCGTACAGGATCGGATGGTTTTCGATTAACTTGATCAGCTCACCGTCGTCCATGATGGAATATAGACAGCCATGGGATATGAGAggaaatttgtttgtttacgtGCGAATATTGGAATTTCGTTGTTTTGATTCCCACAAGTGGTGTCGCCGTAGCCATTTTATAGCTATTTCTAGCATCTCGTCTATCGATAGCTGTCAACAGGTGGTGGTGGATTTTCATATCGAGAATTTCCTTTTATGTAACAGAAAGtttttatggaattttattaaaatttaactaaaatataaaaaatatttgtctttctttctatttatttctgtttgagaacaaaaagatacatataaaaacaaatgcaCCACCTCTAGTGTTGGAAAACGCAAGAATGTTTATCGATAAATAGCTGCCGCGCtatttaaaatagaaaattgCATATTGTATGTACCATTATTTTGCATTTCTGAGTGTAACTTTTGGCTATTACTAACAAAACTTGTAACAAGTTGCCATTGATTACTATTTCTaaactctttttatttttggacaTCCTACAAAAAAATCATCCTGTTTATGTAGAAGGATGTCGAAGGGCCTGGGGCTTTTGTCAAAGCTGTACAATGCCATAGTCACTTCAGTTGATAAGTTTGTACCAAATGGATTAAAACCATTTTGGGAGTCACCAGCAGGTGGGTAAGTTAGGTTATTTAAACTTGTTTTTACCATTTTCTTTACTCAGGCCCAAAGACTGTCTTTTTTTGGGGGCCAACTTTTAAATGGGTAAGTTTCAAAGCGGAAACtaagtttttataaataatagatATAACAAGTTTCTAGCTATTGGTTGCAGCGGGAGTGGGCGATGTAATAAATCGCCCGCCGCAATTAATCTCTTTAAACCAATGTACAGTTTTGGCCGTAACTGGTTTGATTTATTCAAGGTTCTCTATGGTGATCATACCCAAAAACTATAATCTATTGGCGGTCAACTTGACAGTGGCTGGAATTCAGTCATATTTGATTTTCAAACATCTCAAGTGGCGCAGCGAAAATAAAGGAAATGTCGACTTTGAATATCCCAACCATTATCGCAATCCGGATGAATTCTGGTGACCTCAAGACCTCTGAAATTTTTACTTAGTTACCGACTTTAGAATTAGCTTTATCTATCTATATTTAAAGACCCAtctaaatttttcaaattcttACGTGtaagttaataaataaatatgagcATAATACCTCacatgaaatattttcattttttttctattaaaaaatgtatattgcTTTACGCAAGTGATGTCTAGAAGC
This region of Drosophila bipectinata strain 14024-0381.07 chromosome 2L, DbipHiC1v2, whole genome shotgun sequence genomic DNA includes:
- the LOC138925865 gene encoding uncharacterized protein, producing MTDQIFQVLNNVAAGFNFNGSTPSLSLPHRCGELRSWHNGQFVELTGKMTKNAVTRFAELRDSFGRSCQLVILERHPHVAHRFRELPNNVILTIMGQVMLRPARSRNSSMATGDIEVEVHEIGNIEYLPEHKHAGDKRSYENMARSRVTNVEKRMCKNDNVLKYFESRDLTCADLRRDDVGTIVTLVGWMPLIKSKKFFQLKDGHGQTQLTTEDQDIIKMFSSTPRHGVFQIEGKVVNRPTFNINLKYVTGEIEVSLTSAKVIDPDQPYEGPIKTNIKRKILEDGVEDDGECATSHDPCSKAPDIVPFFNRTHHCGELSCNEINQNVVICGWLASQRMNKFFILEDTFGTTQVIVMPKTQGLEDYFRNDVPVNTLMRVEGTVIPRPESTINPKMLTGDIEVKADRVTVLEVDKKNLPKDLQIEHNEE
- the LOC138925787 gene encoding probable mitochondrial pyruvate carrier 2 isoform X2 — its product is MSKGLGLLSKLYNAIVTSVDKFVPNGLKPFWESPAGPKTVFFWGPTFKWVLYGDHTQKL
- the LOC138925787 gene encoding mitochondrial pyruvate carrier 2-like isoform X1, producing the protein MSKGLGLLSKLYNAIVTSVDKFVPNGLKPFWESPAGPKTVFFWGPTFKWLLVAAGVGDVINRPPQLISLNQCTVLAVTGLIYSRFSMVIIPKNYNLLAVNLTVAGIQSYLIFKHLKWRSENKGNVDFEYPNHYRNPDEFW